The Mangifera indica cultivar Alphonso unplaced genomic scaffold, CATAS_Mindica_2.1 Un_0017, whole genome shotgun sequence genome has a window encoding:
- the LOC123205844 gene encoding berberine bridge enzyme-like 8, with translation MKNFTNTPKLSLFSIILILFSSFPWRATSDSVHENFLHCLFNHSQPSHPISPAIFIPENTSFSSILQSYIRNLRFNSTSTPKPFLIITALHESHVQVAVICARKHGLQMKIRSGGHDYEGLSYVSQVPFFVLDMFSLRAVDVDIENNTAWVQAGAILGEVYYKIAEKSKNHGFPAGICPTVGVGGHMSGGGYGNMMRKYGLTVDNIVDARLVDANGRVLDRKSMGEDLFWAIRGGGGASFGAIIAYKINLVPVPETVTSFLVRRSLESHNLTEIVDQWQHVAYKLPKELFVRLTLDVVNKTVRGNFWGFYLGGSEKLLSIMEKGFPQLGLTQSDCVESSWLESVVFWRGFPSGTSTNVLLDRTPALSFLKRKSDYVRKPIPKDGLEGIWKKMIELETPMLTFNPYGGRMEEIAATATPFPHRAGNLWKIQYLVDWNESGTEAANFYLGLIRELYNHMTPFVSKNPRQAFLNYRDIDLGINHNGNGSYLEGRVYGIKYFKGNFERLVKIKTKVDPDNFFRNEQSIPILPH, from the coding sequence atgaaaaattttacaaatactcCGAAACTTTCATTGTTTTCGATAATTCTCattctcttttcatcttttccATGGCGAGCAACTTCTGATTCTGTCCATGAAAACTTCCTCCATTGTCTTTTCAACCATTCTCAGCCTTCCCATCCAATCTCCCCCGCCATTTTCATCCCAGAAAATACCTCCTTCTCCTCCATATTGCAATCCTACATTCGGAATCTCCGTTTCAACTCAACTTCAACTCCCAAACCTTTCCTTATCATCACTGCATTGCATGAATCCCACGTCCAGGTTGCGGTTATTTGTGCCCGGAAACATGGCCTGCAGATGAAAATCAGAAGCGGCGGCCATGACTACGAGGGCTTATCTTATGTCTCCCAAGTCCCTTTCTTCGTCCTTGACATGTTTAGTCTTCGCGCTGTTGATGTTGACATTGAAAACAACACTGCCTGGGTTCAGGCGGGGGCGATTCTTGGagaagtttattataaaattgcgGAGAAAAGTAAAAATCATGGCTTCCCGGCCGGGATTTGTCCCACAGTGGGTGTTGGTGGACACATGAGCGGCGGAGGATATGGTAACATGATGAGAAAATACGGGCTCACTGTCGATAATATTGTCGATGCAAGGCTTGTTGATGCTAATGGAAGGGTTCTGGATAGAAAATCCATGGGGGAAGATTTGTTTTGGGCTAtcagaggaggaggaggagccaGTTTCGGAGCCATTATTGCTTATAAAATCAATCTTGTTCCAGTTCCAGAAACAGTGACTTCGTTTCTGGTTAGAAGAAGTTTAGAATCACACAATCTAACTGAGATTGTGGATCAATGGCAACATGTCGCGTACAAACTTCCTAAAGAGCTCTTCGTCCGACTCACATTAGACGTGGTTAATAAGACTGTGAGGGGGAACTTCTGGGGTTTTTATCTCGGTGGCTCTGAGAAACTTCTTTCAATCATGGAAAAGGGCTTTCCTCAACTGGGGTTAACTCAGTCTGACTGCGTCGAATCGAGCTGGCTTGAATCAGTTGTTTTCTGGAGAGGTTTTCCCTCTGGAACATCAACAAATGTTTTACTAGATCGTACACCGGCGCTGAGTTTCCTGAAGAGAAAGTCGGATTATGTGAGGAAGCCGATTCCCAAAGACGGCCTGGAAGGAATAtggaagaaaatgattgaaCTAGAGACACCAATGCTGACATTCAATCCTTACGGGGGTCGAATGGAGGAGATTGCCGCGACGGCGACGCCATTTCCGCATAGAGCTGGAAACTTATGGAAGATTCAGTACTTAGTGGACTGGAATGAATCGGGGACTGAGGCGGCAAACTTTTATTTGGGGTTGATTCGAGAGCTTTATAACCACATGACTCCATTTGTGTCCAAGAATCCGAGGCAGGCGTTTCTGAATTATAGAGATATTGATTTGGGGATCAATCACAATGGAAATGGGAGCTACTTGGAAGGAAGAGTTTATGGAATCAAGTATTTCAAGGGTAATTTCGAGCGGTTGGTGAAGATTAAGACTAAGGTTGATCCTGATAACTTTTTCAGGAATGAACAAAGCATTCCAATTCTTCCACActag